Part of the Choloepus didactylus isolate mChoDid1 chromosome 27, mChoDid1.pri, whole genome shotgun sequence genome is shown below.
GCGGCTGGGCCTCATCTGGTGCGGTTCTGGCGCATGAGGGGCACGATGCTGGAGGGCGGCCCTGCCTTGGCCAGGAAGGGGTGCTTCAGCAACTCGGCGGCCGTGGCCCGCTGAGCTGGGTCCCGCACCAGCAGGCGGTCTAGGAAGCCCTTCAGGGAAGGCGAGACCTGGgggtggaagagaagggaagatcAGGTCACTTGCtgtggggcctcagtttcctcctctgtcagCAAGGCTCTGTCTCAGGGCTGGCAGCACTGAGAGCCAGGGAGGGGTCAAATCATAAAGGTTAAGAGCTTGGCCAGAGGATAGAGACAAACCCAGGAAGCCCCTCAGGCTCATTCCCTTCCCACTTTGCAGCGGCTGGGCCCTGGAGGATCCCTCCGCCCTGTGCCCTGTCCCCTATCCATAGGTGTGCTGCTCCCTCTGGGGTCGGGTTCCTCCACGGACCTGGCCAAGCTGTGCTCACTCAGCAAGCAGCCCAAGCTCCTCTGGGCCCCTGGGTGCTCATTCCGGGCTGCTCAGTTCCCTGCTTCCCTGTGTGAGCCTCTTACACAGACccagaggggctgggctgggcccagAACGCAGTTAGTGCAACATTCTTGGGAGTTGTCAGTGCCCCAGGCCCATGCCCACCTGCTGCTCTGCCTGAGGACAAGGATGGGGTGGCCGAACCCCTGCCTGCTCGTGCCCCTTACACACCCGCCTGCAGGGAGAGGCCAACCTTGTGCAGGTTTTTCAGTCGGGGTGGAAGGTTGTCCCGAATCATCTTCATGGCTTTGAGGGGTGGCTCGTTGAAGTATGGGGGCTCCCCATCCACCATCTCGATCACCATTACACCCAGCGACCAGATGTCcacctggggcagggggagggcaggagggctgAGCTGCCACCCCAGTGAGGGTGGCCCCAGTTCTACCTTTGTACCTTCGCTCCTGGAGTCCTCAGGCCCGGAATAATCTCTCTCATGCCCAACCTGCCAGACTCCgtgctctcctcctcctccagaaaGCTCTGGGAAGGGCAGTCCTGCCCCCCAGCACCCACCCCTCTTCTTTTCGCTGACCTCCCTCAGTCCAGGCAGCGTCCAGGGTGGGTCAGTGACTGAGGCTGCCCAAGCAGCACAGTCGGGCCCAGTAATTGGTTCAGGAACAGGCACATGACCCAAACTGAGCCAATCAGAGTTTTGGCTCAGAACCACTCCTCTATCtgcaagtgaatgaatgaatgaatgccttcTCTGAGGGTACCGCCTTTTCCATGAAACCATCCCTGATGACGCATTCCCAGACCgagccccacccaccccccccaagCACCTGTACCCCTGCTGTCCCCAGACTGCTGCAGTATCAGCCCATGCTGACAGGGGGACGAGGGGGCCAGGCCTAGGCTCACCTCGGGCCCGTAGGGAAGGCGGGAGATGAGCTCCGGGGCCATCCAGTAGGGCGTGCCCACCAGTGACTTCCTCCTTGGCACCTCCTTGCTCACCTGGGCGCAGAACCCAAAGTCTGACAGCTTCACCTGGGGCCGGGCCGAGGCAGACAGGTCAGAGGGGCTGGCACAGCGGGAGGCTGAGCCAAGGGTCCACCTATGTAGTCCTTGGCCATGGATATGCTGGGTCCCCACTATGCAGCCCAAGGTCAAGAGCTGGACCTGGAGCAAGACTGTGGGGTGGCTCTGCTGCCTACTGGCTGTGGGGCCCCTGGGACACCCCACCTTCCCCAACAGGGTCCTGACACTGCCTTCCAGGCCAGGTGCAGATCTAAGGCTTTCCCTTGTGTCAAATCCTTCAACCTCCCAGAGGCTGTGCCATGCGGGCTCTGCTGCATCCCTGTCTCACTGAATGGGGAAGCAGTGCCCAGGAGGCAGAATGCCCTGCCCGGCTTCAGAGTCCGTTCCCATAGCCACTGCGGTAATGGGATCATGGTACAGATGAGGAAGTGGTTGTCACTGTCCCGAGGGCTGGGCCCTGTGCTTAACCCCTTCCACacttcctctcatttctgatccTCCCCAGCAGGACAGGAGGCTGAGACCATCCCCACTTACAGACGAGGAGGCTGAGCTCGGGAGGAGGGTGCCAGCCTGGCCATGGGCCGGACCTCTGTTCTGGGGATGGGGACCAGGGCAGGCCCCTGCCCAGAGGCTGACACCAGGAACCCCACCAGGCCCTGAGGGGTAGGCCTCGGCACCGGGAGCCAGCAGCCGCTCCGGGGTCCTAGGGAAGTGGCCTGAATCCCGCAGGCACCAAGGACTGGGCGAGGCCTGGGCCCCCTACCGATGACATGAGCAGAGCCCCCCACAAACCCTGGACTGCTACATGAGCAATAAACAAACATCTGCTCCTCAAGCCACTGGATTTGGATTGGGGGGGTGGAGCCGCCCCTAACGAGTGCAGCCCAAGTGTCCCAGGACCCAGTCCTCACCCGACCATCGTGGGTCAGCAGGATGGAGTCGCTCTTGATGTCCCGGTGGATGACACCCTGGGCGTGGAGCACGGACAAGGCCTGCAGCACGGCCAGGCACACGGCGGCAATCTGCTCCTCATTCATCCTGCACGGGGCAGGGGTGAGCCACAGGCCTGTAGGGCCCCTCCCGGGGGTCTAGGGGACATGGCCCCACCCTGGGAATTCTAACAAGGCCATGGCCTTGCCCTGGGGGTCTGAGGGGTCTCTGGTCTCGCCACAAGGGGTCTGGAGGGGACACCATCCTGCCAGGTGGAGGCCTCAGGGGACGTGGCTCCAGCCGCCCAGCCAGTACCTGGTGTGGGTGACGATGTCGGTGAGGGCACCTCCCTCCAGGAACTCCATCACCACCCAGAGCTCATCGCCCACCAGGTAGCTGTTGTACATCTCCACTACGTGCTCGTGCTGGTGGTCCCGCATGATCACCACCTGGGCAGGGGAGGGGTCAGCAGGGGGAGGGAGCGCTGCCCGCTCTGCCCGCCTCCCGGCCCGGCCCCCCTGCAGGCCTGGCGCTGCCCTCTTGCCCGCCGAGATCACCCTGGGCTGCCCTGACTGCCAGGTCCCGCCAGACTGCACAGCCTCCGGGACTGCTTCCCACCTCACACCCACACCCACTTGCTGCTCCCCACCTCCGAGAGGACCTGGTGGTGGTGGAGAAGCAGATGGGAAGAGGATCTAAGCAGAGGGCTGAGATGAGGAGGACGAACAGGTGTTAGCCAAGGTGAAAATAAAAGGGGCAGGGGACAAGAGGCACAATGAGGACTGTGGGGTGAAGGCCTGGTGCACTATACCATGGGGCCTGGGGCGTGGGGTTGCGAGGGGCAGATGCGGATGTGCTGAGGGACCAGGAGGCGAGAGCTGAAGCTCACGGGTCTCACATTGTCACGGGACCCGCCGGGGTCCCCAGGGGCTTCTCGCAACACAGATTCCTCTCTGGGGAAGGAGCCCAGGATGCTGCCTTCATCTCAAGCTCCCATAAGGGAGGCCACCAAGAGCCAAGGCCCCGAGGTTGGACAGGGCCCAAGGCCAAGCTGGGGCTGGATCACCAAGGGCCTCGGTGACAGGTGCAGGGGCCAGGACTAACCTTGAGGGCACTGAGGGTGGTGCAGGGGTTTGAAACGTGGGTGAGGGCCATGGGCAGAGTGTGGGTGATGCTGAGAGGACACCCCAGAGCAGAGGCCAGGGTGAGCCCTGGGTGGGAAGGTGGGTGCCCAGGAGGGGGAAGGAGTGGGCAGGCttgggctgctgggctggggctgcaggagaGCAAGGGGCTCGGGCCAGGGATCCGGGATGGGGACACAGCTGGTGTGGGGTGGGTATGTCTCCCCAAGACAAGACACCCAAAGAGGACACTCGGGGGAAGTGTTCAGGAGACCAAGGGACTCCTGGGCCTGGGGCACTGGGAGAAGCCAGGAACGGGGACAGAGCCAGAGGCAGGGGCAGGACTGAGGCAGGAACCTTAAACTGGGGAGCGAGGAGAGGAGACGGGGTCTGAGCCCAGCCCGGGGAAGCCCAGCCTTCAAAGGCCTCCTCTCTCCTGCACCCCCACGtgacagcccctccccccactgaACCACCTGGGATGAGaggtggggacagggagggggGCTGCAGGGCCGTGGCCACCCACCTCGTTGAAGAGCAGCTCGCGCCTCTGCTGCTTGCGCAGGTCCATCTTCTTGACGGCCACCAGCTTGCCGGAGCTGCGCACGGTGGCAATGCACACGATGCCCGTGGAGCCCTCGCCGATCTTGATGAAGTTGTCCAGGTAGGAGCGAGGGTCCCCGGGGTCCACCACCAGCTGCAGGGCGGCCCGGAACTGCTCGTGGGACACCCGCTGGGGCTCCCGCTGGGGTGAGCGGAGGCTCGGGGGCGCGGGGGTGGCAGGGGCGGCAAGGGCGCGGGCCGGAGGGCCCAGCTGGGGCTCGGAAGCGTGGGGGCCCAGCACTCCAGGGCTGGGGGGGCCATGGGCCCGGGTGGGGGGCCGGGAGGAGGACTGGGGGGCGGCCAGGCCCCCTGCTGATGGCCCATTGGGGGCCGTGTTGTGAGGCTCCCCCTGGAACAGAAGAGAAG
Proteins encoded:
- the PAK4 gene encoding serine/threonine-protein kinase PAK 4 isoform X1, with the protein product MFGKKKKRVEISAPSNFEHRVHTGFDQHEQKFTGLPRQWQSLIEESARRPKPLVDPACITSIQPGAPKTIVRGNKVAKDGALTLLLDEFENMSVTRSNSLRKDSPPPPSRAHQENGMPEELLPTARGGPEKAGGRSRLAGRSEAGGGSGDKRRVGPEKRPKSSREGSGAPQESSRDKRPFSGPNIRSPQPASLASGAKLAAGRPFNTYPRADTDHPSRGAQGEPHNTAPNGPSAGGLAAPQSSSRPPTRAHGPPSPGVLGPHASEPQLGPPARALAAPATPAPPSLRSPQREPQRVSHEQFRAALQLVVDPGDPRSYLDNFIKIGEGSTGIVCIATVRSSGKLVAVKKMDLRKQQRRELLFNEVVIMRDHQHEHVVEMYNSYLVGDELWVVMEFLEGGALTDIVTHTRMNEEQIAAVCLAVLQALSVLHAQGVIHRDIKSDSILLTHDGRVKLSDFGFCAQVSKEVPRRKSLVGTPYWMAPELISRLPYGPEVDIWSLGVMVIEMVDGEPPYFNEPPLKAMKMIRDNLPPRLKNLHKVSPSLKGFLDRLLVRDPAQRATAAELLKHPFLAKAGPPSSIVPLMRQNRTR
- the PAK4 gene encoding serine/threonine-protein kinase PAK 4 isoform X2, with product MFGKKKKRVEISAPSNFEHRVHTGFDQHEQKFTGLPRQWQSLIEESARRPKPLVDPACITSIQPGAPKGEPHNTAPNGPSAGGLAAPQSSSRPPTRAHGPPSPGVLGPHASEPQLGPPARALAAPATPAPPSLRSPQREPQRVSHEQFRAALQLVVDPGDPRSYLDNFIKIGEGSTGIVCIATVRSSGKLVAVKKMDLRKQQRRELLFNEVVIMRDHQHEHVVEMYNSYLVGDELWVVMEFLEGGALTDIVTHTRMNEEQIAAVCLAVLQALSVLHAQGVIHRDIKSDSILLTHDGRVKLSDFGFCAQVSKEVPRRKSLVGTPYWMAPELISRLPYGPEVDIWSLGVMVIEMVDGEPPYFNEPPLKAMKMIRDNLPPRLKNLHKVSPSLKGFLDRLLVRDPAQRATAAELLKHPFLAKAGPPSSIVPLMRQNRTR